The genomic DNA TTACAGTATAAAATCATTTCGTTGCCGCCTGAATGGCATCTGGCAGGAACAGGCGTCCCATGTACAGGGCACTTCCGATAACCACGGCCCAGGCACCCGTGTCTTTTATTACCCTGACATCAGCAACTGTGGTGACCCCTCCGGATGCAACTACCGGGATAGTTACCGCCTCTATAAGTTCCCTGGTAGGTTCTGGGTCCACACCCAACAGCAGCCCCTCTGAATCGATATTGGTGAACAGGATGCTGCCAGCTCCCATCTCCTCCATTCTCAGGCCCAGGTCGGGAGGTGAAAAGGAAGAGGTTTTGGCCCAACCATGGGTTGTTACTTTCCCACCCTTTGCATCCAATGACACCATAATGTGTTTCTTTCCATATTTATCAGACATCTCTGTAACAAACTCGGGGTTGTTCACTGCAGCCGTTCCGATTATCACCCTGTCCACACCAAGTCCCAAAAGTTCAT from Methanosarcinales archaeon includes the following:
- a CDS encoding 1-(5-phosphoribosyl)-5-[(5-phosphoribosylamino)methylideneamino]imidazole-4-carboxamide isomerase, translating into MIMEVIPAVDLKSGRCVQLVQGIPGTELVSLDDPIAEAIRWIDQGAKTLHLIDLDGAIRGERVNSSVIESILDATDVKIEVGGGIRTSRDVDELLGLGVDRVIIGTAAVNNPEFVTEMSDKYGKKHIMVSLDAKGGKVTTHGWAKTSSFSPPDLGLRMEEMGAGSILFTNIDSEGLLLGVDPEPTRELIEAVTIPVVASGGVTTVADVRVIKDTGAWAVVIGSALYMGRLFLPDAIQAATK